A stretch of Mycobacterium sp. ITM-2016-00316 DNA encodes these proteins:
- a CDS encoding LysR substrate-binding domain-containing protein, producing the protein MFSLARLSCFIAVAEELHFGRAAERLHMTQPPLSRQIQQLEAELGVQLIDRTTRSVTLTPAGVAFLPDARRIVALAESAALTVRRVPAGDLGTVVVGFTAASAHAVLPRLLEQTRSILPDVKLELREMVSSVQIEALMSGEIDLGMARPPLKRPGIVSRPLLHEQLVAALPAGHPLTEQARQLTLNDLDGQDFVMYSPVQARYFNELLISTFTIAGATPRFVQFVTQVHTMLVLVRSGIGIALVPASAATLHPEGVVFRTIGVFRERPVELDAAWRGDSTNPALLRLLRDVLPPREWTTDDLVEQVIV; encoded by the coding sequence GGAACTGCATTTCGGCCGCGCCGCCGAGCGTCTGCACATGACCCAGCCCCCGCTGAGTCGCCAGATCCAGCAGCTGGAAGCCGAACTCGGCGTGCAACTCATCGACCGGACCACCCGCTCGGTGACCCTGACCCCGGCCGGAGTGGCCTTCCTGCCCGACGCGCGCCGCATCGTGGCGCTGGCCGAGAGCGCCGCGCTCACCGTGCGCCGGGTGCCGGCGGGTGACCTGGGCACGGTGGTGGTCGGATTCACCGCGGCCTCCGCGCATGCGGTGCTCCCGCGCCTGCTCGAGCAGACGCGCAGCATCCTTCCCGATGTGAAACTCGAACTGCGCGAGATGGTCTCATCGGTGCAGATCGAGGCGCTGATGAGCGGCGAGATCGATCTCGGGATGGCGCGGCCACCCCTGAAGCGGCCCGGCATCGTGTCCCGTCCGTTGCTGCACGAGCAGTTGGTGGCCGCGCTGCCCGCCGGGCACCCGCTCACCGAGCAGGCACGTCAGCTCACCCTCAACGATCTCGACGGCCAGGACTTCGTGATGTACTCGCCGGTGCAGGCGCGGTATTTCAACGAACTGCTGATCAGCACGTTCACCATCGCCGGCGCGACGCCGCGCTTCGTGCAGTTCGTCACCCAGGTGCACACCATGCTCGTGCTGGTGCGTTCCGGGATCGGGATCGCGCTGGTCCCGGCCTCGGCGGCGACGCTGCACCCCGAGGGGGTGGTGTTCCGGACCATCGGGGTGTTCCGGGAACGCCCGGTCGAACTCGACGCCGCGTGGCGCGGGGACAGCACCAACCCGGCGCTGCTGAGGCTGCTGCGCGATGTGCTGCCGCCCCGCGAGTGGACGACCGATGACCTGGTGGAACAGGTGATCGTCTAG